The Salegentibacter mishustinae genome includes a window with the following:
- a CDS encoding CcoQ/FixQ family Cbb3-type cytochrome c oxidase assembly chaperone codes for MFKFVKGHMESIDGVMIYPLISLLIFFIFFVVLFLWVITAKKKDIEEVSNLPLDTNQENQEL; via the coding sequence ATGTTTAAATTCGTAAAAGGTCATATGGAAAGTATAGACGGGGTAATGATCTACCCGTTGATTTCCTTACTAATATTCTTCATCTTTTTTGTAGTGCTTTTCCTTTGGGTAATTACCGCAAAAAAGAAAGACATAGAAGAGGTAAGTAACCTACCCTTAGATACTAACCAGGAAAATCAGGAATTATGA
- a CDS encoding cbb3-type cytochrome c oxidase N-terminal domain-containing protein, whose translation MKTTSYLRIAGFLILALVLIELTIETESGWAIEQYPVIWGILAVVLVIAIAIEVSITALENMVFRSLKPDAQERYTKLKAENSEKQFSGIKKWYKKMLNQKPIEKEEEILLDHNYDGIKELDNDLPAWWLYGFYISIIFAFVYMGYYHIFDGETQREEYLAEVAEAKEEIEAYKAANPDLIDASSVELLTEASDLKAGEEIFMTSCMACHRADGGGAIGPNLTDEHWILGGGISNVFQTVSEGGRDGKGMVAWKSELSAQEIAQVASYVISLEGTNPTDPKAPEGEIWEAETE comes from the coding sequence ATGAAAACTACATCATACTTACGAATTGCGGGTTTTTTAATTCTTGCCCTGGTTCTAATAGAACTAACAATAGAAACAGAAAGTGGTTGGGCAATTGAACAGTATCCGGTTATTTGGGGAATTCTTGCGGTGGTGCTTGTTATAGCAATCGCTATAGAAGTCTCGATCACCGCTTTAGAAAATATGGTTTTCCGAAGTTTAAAACCAGATGCGCAAGAGCGTTATACCAAACTTAAAGCTGAAAATTCTGAAAAACAGTTTTCTGGCATAAAGAAATGGTATAAAAAGATGCTGAATCAAAAGCCTATTGAAAAGGAAGAAGAAATTCTTTTAGATCATAATTACGACGGCATCAAAGAACTGGATAACGATCTTCCTGCCTGGTGGTTGTATGGTTTTTACATCAGTATCATATTTGCTTTTGTCTATATGGGTTACTACCACATTTTTGACGGTGAAACCCAAAGAGAAGAATACCTTGCTGAGGTAGCAGAAGCCAAAGAAGAAATTGAAGCTTACAAGGCAGCAAATCCAGATCTTATAGACGCCTCCTCTGTTGAATTATTAACCGAAGCATCAGATCTTAAAGCTGGTGAAGAAATATTTATGACTAGCTGTATGGCTTGTCACCGCGCAGATGGTGGTGGTGCTATTGGCCCTAACCTTACCGATGAACACTGGATTCTTGGTGGTGGAATAAGCAACGTTTTCCAAACAGTTTCTGAAGGAGGCCGTGATGGAAAAGGAATGGTGGCCTGGAAATCTGAATTAAGTGCGCAGGAAATTGCCCAGGTGGCTAGTTATGTAATAAGTCTTGAGGGAACTAATCCTACAGATCCTAAGGCTCCCGAAGGTGAAATTTGGGAAGCCGAAACAGAATAA
- the ccoG gene encoding cytochrome c oxidase accessory protein CcoG, whose translation MENKEKFRDKIATAGEAGKRLWVFPKKPSGRFYEYRKYVSYVLLILLFTAPFVKINGNQFLMFNILERRFNIFGFPFWPQDFHIFVIMMVIGVVFIILFTVAFGRIFCGWLCPQTIFMEMVFRRIEYWIEGDRGKQIRLDKQKWDAEKIRKRSLKWFVFFVISFLIANVFLAYLIGSDRLIQYVTAGPLNHLSTFVSLIIFTAVFYFVFAWFREQVCVIACPYGRLQGVLLDNKSIVVAYDHKRGEKEKGRAKFKKNEDREASGKGDCIDCFQCVQVCPTGIDIRNGTQLECINCTACIDACDNMMEAVDLPKGLIRYASEENIEKKAKFKFTPRLKGYSVVLGILTAVLVGMLFVRSEVEARILRLPGQLYERKADNIVSNVFTYKLVNKTTADFEDIEFRLLSHQGEIKPVKQSNIMVPGQELTEGTLFIEIHAAALEDEKEKLKIGIYSGDRLIETTSTMFMGPRSFN comes from the coding sequence TTGGAAAATAAGGAAAAATTCAGGGATAAAATAGCCACAGCAGGCGAGGCAGGTAAGAGACTATGGGTTTTTCCGAAGAAACCTTCTGGAAGATTTTATGAGTATAGAAAATACGTTAGTTATGTATTGCTCATTTTACTTTTTACCGCTCCATTTGTAAAAATAAATGGCAACCAGTTTTTAATGTTTAATATTCTGGAAAGGCGTTTCAATATTTTTGGATTTCCTTTCTGGCCACAAGACTTTCATATTTTCGTGATCATGATGGTAATCGGGGTGGTTTTTATCATTCTTTTTACTGTAGCCTTTGGTAGGATCTTTTGCGGTTGGCTTTGTCCGCAAACCATTTTTATGGAAATGGTTTTCCGCAGAATTGAGTATTGGATTGAAGGCGATCGTGGGAAACAAATTCGTTTGGACAAACAAAAATGGGATGCCGAAAAAATAAGAAAACGTTCCTTAAAATGGTTCGTATTCTTTGTGATCTCGTTTTTAATTGCCAATGTTTTCCTGGCCTACTTAATAGGCAGCGATCGGTTGATTCAATATGTAACCGCGGGACCTTTAAATCATTTAAGCACCTTTGTTTCCCTTATTATTTTCACGGCGGTCTTTTATTTTGTTTTCGCCTGGTTTAGGGAGCAGGTTTGTGTTATTGCCTGCCCTTACGGGAGACTACAGGGCGTACTTTTAGACAACAAATCTATAGTAGTTGCCTACGATCACAAACGTGGTGAAAAAGAAAAAGGAAGAGCTAAATTTAAAAAGAACGAAGACCGGGAAGCATCAGGAAAAGGCGATTGTATAGACTGCTTTCAGTGTGTGCAGGTTTGCCCAACAGGTATAGATATTAGAAACGGCACGCAACTGGAATGTATAAACTGCACCGCTTGTATAGATGCCTGTGATAATATGATGGAAGCTGTAGATCTTCCTAAAGGATTAATTCGCTACGCCAGCGAAGAAAATATTGAAAAGAAAGCAAAATTCAAATTTACTCCAAGGTTAAAGGGTTACAGTGTAGTTTTAGGAATTTTAACCGCTGTTTTGGTGGGGATGTTATTTGTAAGAAGCGAGGTTGAAGCCAGAATTTTAAGATTACCGGGGCAGTTATATGAACGAAAGGCCGATAATATTGTTAGCAATGTTTTTACTTATAAACTGGTAAACAAAACTACAGCCGATTTTGAAGATATTGAATTCAGGTTGTTGTCTCACCAGGGCGAAATAAAACCGGTAAAACAATCAAATATTATGGTGCCGGGACAGGAATTAACCGAAGGTACACTGTTTATAGAGATCCATGCCGCTGCACTCGAAGATGAGAAAGAAAAGTTAAAGATTGGTATTTACAGTGGTGATAGATTAATAGAAACTACCAGTACTATGTTTATGGGGCCACGTAGTTTTAACTAA
- a CDS encoding FixH family protein: protein MKINWGTGIVIGMALFISFIMYLVINMLTDKKFDHDLVTEEYYQEELHYQEEINAETNAFSLEENITDKRVKDGWLIEFPENLELSKISGNLNFYRPSNEKLDFNIPLELSSHQVFIKNEQLVKGRWNIKIHWEYEETPYLYKNEIVY, encoded by the coding sequence ATGAAGATAAACTGGGGAACAGGGATCGTAATTGGAATGGCACTTTTTATAAGTTTCATTATGTATCTGGTAATAAATATGCTTACCGATAAAAAATTTGATCACGATTTGGTGACTGAAGAATATTATCAGGAAGAATTACATTATCAGGAGGAGATTAATGCGGAAACCAATGCATTCTCGCTGGAAGAAAATATTACAGATAAACGCGTAAAAGATGGTTGGCTTATAGAGTTTCCAGAAAACCTGGAACTTTCTAAAATTTCAGGGAATCTTAATTTTTACCGTCCATCTAATGAGAAACTGGATTTCAATATTCCACTGGAGCTAAGCTCGCACCAGGTATTTATAAAAAACGAGCAGTTGGTAAAAGGTCGTTGGAATATTAAAATTCACTGGGAATACGAGGAAACACCTTATTTGTATAAAAACGAAATTGTTTATTAA
- a CDS encoding sulfite exporter TauE/SafE family protein has translation MLISALIFGLLGSFHCVGMCGPIAFLLPVDHKNNVRKLGQISLYHFGRLSSYAIIGLLFGLLGKSFSLFGLQQQLSILVGALMILVILLPYKKFSKYNGSKPIFKIVSKIKSNLGKQLKRKSPDTFYTIGFLNGFLPCGLVYMAVFGAIASATALEGSLYMAVFGLGTIPLMTTAIYLGNFINLNIRSKIRKAVPVFVILIGLLFILRGMGLGIPYLSPMEITPEITATQSCH, from the coding sequence ATGTTGATTTCGGCATTAATATTTGGACTGCTTGGAAGTTTTCACTGTGTGGGAATGTGTGGCCCTATAGCATTTTTATTGCCGGTAGATCACAAGAACAATGTTAGAAAGCTTGGGCAGATCTCACTTTATCATTTTGGCAGATTAAGTTCTTACGCGATCATCGGACTTTTGTTCGGATTGCTCGGTAAAAGTTTTAGTCTTTTTGGACTTCAACAACAACTTTCAATTCTGGTTGGAGCTTTAATGATCTTGGTCATTCTGCTTCCTTATAAAAAGTTCAGTAAGTATAACGGTTCAAAACCTATTTTTAAAATTGTTTCAAAAATAAAGAGTAATCTTGGGAAGCAATTAAAACGAAAGTCACCCGATACTTTTTATACCATTGGTTTTCTAAACGGTTTTCTACCCTGCGGACTTGTTTATATGGCAGTATTTGGCGCTATAGCATCGGCTACAGCCCTGGAAGGAAGTTTATATATGGCCGTTTTTGGGCTGGGAACAATCCCGTTAATGACAACCGCAATTTATTTAGGCAATTTTATCAATCTAAATATTAGATCTAAAATTAGAAAAGCGGTTCCCGTTTTTGTGATCCTTATAGGCCTATTATTTATTCTTAGAGGAATGGGGTTGGGAATACCTTACCTCTCCCCTATGGAAATAACTCCAGAAATAACAGCAACACAAAGTTGCCACTAA
- the hemN gene encoding oxygen-independent coproporphyrinogen III oxidase → MSTNLISKYNVPGPRYTSYPTVPYWQEDSFSLAAWKESLKRSFSENKEISLYIHLPFCESLCTFCGCNKRITKKHEVESPYIEMLLREWDLYLEILGEKPTIRELHLGGGTPTFFASENLKFLLNMLFRKANKDCETELSFEGHPNNTTKEHLKMFSDLGFKRVSYGVQDYSEKVQKAIHRIQPFENVKRATEESREAGFTSVGHDIIFGLPFQTKNDIIETIEKTKLLMPDRIAFYSYAHVPWIKGNGQRGFKDSDLPAADEKREMYEVGKQMLEAAGYVEIGMDHFALKTDSLYKALKEKKLHRNFMGYTTSSGASMIGLGVSAISDSWYGFAQNEKSVEAYQSLIADGIIPVFRGHILNEKDLIIRKHILNLMCHLETSWESSKDYFEELPEVLTKVGEMEADGLVNFKENALTIPEKGRPFVRNICMAFDLRMQAKKPDTQLFSMTV, encoded by the coding sequence ATGTCCACAAATTTAATTAGTAAATATAATGTGCCGGGGCCACGGTATACAAGTTATCCAACAGTTCCTTATTGGCAGGAAGATAGTTTTTCTTTGGCTGCCTGGAAAGAAAGTTTAAAACGTAGTTTTAGTGAGAATAAAGAAATAAGCCTTTATATTCATTTACCTTTTTGTGAGAGTTTGTGCACCTTTTGCGGATGTAATAAACGAATTACAAAAAAGCACGAAGTAGAATCTCCATATATAGAAATGCTGTTGCGGGAATGGGATCTCTATCTTGAGATTCTTGGTGAAAAGCCTACAATTAGGGAATTGCATCTAGGAGGGGGGACACCCACTTTCTTTGCTTCCGAGAACCTTAAATTCTTACTGAATATGCTATTTCGGAAAGCTAACAAAGATTGTGAAACAGAATTAAGTTTTGAAGGTCACCCCAATAATACAACGAAAGAGCATTTAAAAATGTTTTCAGATTTAGGCTTTAAACGTGTAAGCTATGGCGTGCAGGATTATAGCGAGAAAGTACAAAAGGCAATTCATAGAATTCAACCCTTTGAAAATGTAAAAAGAGCTACAGAAGAATCCCGGGAAGCCGGTTTTACCTCTGTGGGACACGATATTATCTTTGGTTTACCGTTTCAAACCAAAAACGATATTATTGAAACCATAGAAAAAACGAAATTATTAATGCCAGATCGTATTGCTTTTTATAGCTATGCGCACGTACCCTGGATTAAAGGAAATGGCCAACGTGGATTTAAAGACTCAGATCTTCCTGCCGCCGATGAAAAACGGGAAATGTATGAAGTAGGAAAGCAAATGCTGGAAGCTGCCGGTTATGTAGAAATAGGGATGGACCACTTTGCGCTTAAAACCGATTCTTTATATAAAGCTTTAAAAGAAAAAAAATTACATAGAAACTTTATGGGGTACACTACCTCTTCCGGAGCTTCTATGATTGGTTTGGGCGTTTCTGCCATAAGCGATAGCTGGTATGGTTTCGCACAGAATGAAAAATCGGTAGAAGCTTACCAGAGTCTTATTGCCGATGGAATTATTCCTGTTTTTCGTGGACATATTTTAAATGAAAAAGATCTAATTATAAGAAAACATATTCTCAATTTAATGTGTCATTTAGAAACCAGCTGGGAATCTTCAAAAGATTATTTTGAAGAATTACCAGAGGTGCTTACCAAAGTAGGAGAAATGGAGGCAGATGGGCTTGTAAACTTTAAGGAAAATGCATTAACTATTCCAGAAAAAGGAAGACCCTTTGTTCGAAACATTTGTATGGCTTTTGATCTAAGAATGCAGGCGAAGAAACCTGACACGCAACTCTTTTCAATGACGGTTTAA
- a CDS encoding AI-2E family transporter — MNKAHKTLLFPLVALLVGAYFLFSGLAEAKGFLAPLVTAIILALLLIPLGNLIEKKLNRTFSSLLSTILLFLFSIGVFVLLSFQIKSFVDDWGKIKATMAPKIEQLQNYAYEHTALSSKDLETYKEKNDIQSMLTSSGNSGEKAFNFINSVTSFISNYLLTFIYIFFLLNYRKRFKIFILKLFSNQRKREVKQIINETARVAQFYLRGKLILIVILSILYSIGLGISGVSNFILIAVIASFLTLIPFIGNIIGMSLALIFGYLTQGETSILIGVILTFTLVQFIESYVLEPFIVGDKVDIHPFFVILAIILGNMIWGVMGMILAIPVLGIINVIFNHVPSLKPFGFLLSTDNSNED, encoded by the coding sequence ATGAACAAGGCACACAAAACATTGCTTTTTCCCTTAGTAGCCCTTTTAGTAGGCGCCTACTTTCTTTTCTCGGGATTGGCTGAAGCAAAAGGCTTCCTGGCTCCCCTGGTAACGGCAATAATCCTGGCGCTTTTATTAATTCCACTAGGTAATTTGATAGAAAAAAAGCTTAATCGTACTTTTTCCTCTTTACTAAGTACCATTTTATTATTTCTATTTTCAATCGGAGTTTTTGTGCTGCTCTCTTTTCAAATTAAAAGTTTTGTAGACGATTGGGGCAAAATTAAGGCAACCATGGCCCCAAAAATAGAACAGCTACAAAATTACGCTTACGAGCATACCGCTTTAAGCAGTAAAGACCTGGAGACTTATAAAGAAAAGAATGATATACAAAGTATGTTAACCTCCAGCGGAAATTCGGGAGAAAAAGCATTCAATTTTATTAATTCGGTCACCAGTTTTATTAGTAATTATTTACTCACATTTATCTATATATTTTTTCTGCTGAATTATAGGAAACGTTTTAAAATCTTTATTCTAAAATTATTTTCCAATCAGCGGAAAAGAGAAGTAAAACAAATTATCAACGAAACTGCTCGGGTAGCCCAGTTTTACCTAAGAGGAAAATTAATCTTAATTGTTATTCTCTCCATTCTTTATAGTATAGGCCTGGGAATTTCTGGCGTAAGTAATTTTATTTTAATCGCCGTTATTGCTTCTTTTCTAACTTTAATTCCATTTATAGGAAATATCATAGGAATGAGCCTTGCTTTAATTTTTGGTTATCTCACCCAGGGCGAAACCAGCATTTTAATTGGAGTTATTCTCACTTTTACGCTAGTACAATTTATAGAAAGTTATGTTTTAGAGCCATTCATTGTTGGTGATAAAGTTGATATTCATCCATTTTTTGTGATCCTTGCCATTATTCTCGGTAATATGATTTGGGGCGTTATGGGAATGATTTTGGCTATTCCGGTTCTAGGAATTATAAATGTGATTTTTAATCACGTTCCTTCATTAAAACCCTTCGGCTTTTTACTAAGCACCGATAATTCAAACGAGGATTAA
- a CDS encoding DUF1853 family protein, with product MQNRVAKQFEGFLNTPALWKNYFQEIQQFELPEINDPLQKPIAEDLPSLSTNFVMGKRVERFFEWLIRQNQGYKLLAVNMQISRNKITLGELDFLLKNLINQQVYHVEMVYKFYVYDPSFTAENQRWIGPNRKDTLLQKTEKLKEKQFPLLFKPETKELLSSLNLNAEEVLQQSCFKANLFVPGELQNKQFSKINNDCIAGIWLHYKEFKTSSYKSFQYYAPKKQDWPILPKYGETWFSHSEIIQQIEILFENKKAPLIWVKKPGNNYERLFVVWW from the coding sequence ATGCAAAACCGTGTAGCAAAACAATTTGAAGGATTTTTAAATACACCGGCTCTTTGGAAAAACTATTTCCAGGAAATTCAACAGTTTGAATTACCGGAAATAAATGATCCGCTACAAAAACCTATAGCTGAAGATCTACCTTCCCTTTCTACTAATTTTGTAATGGGTAAAAGGGTAGAACGATTTTTTGAATGGTTAATTCGGCAAAATCAAGGCTATAAATTACTGGCAGTAAATATGCAGATTAGTCGGAATAAGATCACTTTGGGAGAACTTGATTTTCTATTAAAAAATCTTATAAACCAACAGGTGTACCACGTAGAAATGGTGTATAAATTCTATGTTTACGATCCATCTTTTACCGCGGAAAATCAACGTTGGATTGGCCCAAACCGAAAGGATACTCTATTACAAAAAACCGAAAAATTAAAGGAAAAACAGTTCCCACTTCTGTTTAAACCTGAAACAAAAGAACTTCTAAGCTCCCTTAATTTAAATGCAGAAGAAGTACTTCAACAAAGCTGTTTTAAAGCCAATTTATTTGTTCCAGGAGAACTTCAGAATAAACAATTTTCAAAAATCAACAATGATTGTATCGCTGGAATTTGGCTTCATTATAAAGAGTTTAAAACTTCCAGTTACAAGAGTTTTCAATATTATGCACCTAAAAAGCAAGATTGGCCAATACTGCCGAAATACGGTGAAACCTGGTTTAGTCATTCAGAAATAATACAACAAATAGAGATTTTATTCGAAAACAAAAAAGCGCCATTAATCTGGGTAAAAAAACCGGGAAATAATTATGAGCGATTGTTTGTAGTTTGGTGGTAG
- a CDS encoding cation diffusion facilitator family transporter yields the protein MNQNTSEAIKASWLSIFGNALLAIAKFVTGIFGNSYALIADAIESTTDVFSSFLVLLGLKYSSRPPDENHPYGHGKAEPLMTFAVVGFLVVSATVIAYESIQHIQTPHKVPEPYTLIVLGAIVIIKEYFYRKVSKKGDETKSTSLKADAWHHRSDAITSLMAFIGISIALFMGKGYETADDWAALFASGFIIYNAYLILRPALGEVMDEHMYDDMIGEIREVSINVPGVLDTEKCNVRKTGMIYHVDLHIIVNAEISVKEGHDIAHNVKNELLAHFPEIFDVLIHVEPNIEI from the coding sequence ATGAACCAGAACACAAGTGAAGCGATAAAAGCCTCCTGGCTTAGCATTTTTGGAAATGCTTTGTTAGCAATCGCTAAATTTGTAACTGGAATATTTGGAAATTCTTATGCGCTTATCGCCGATGCGATAGAGTCTACCACCGATGTTTTCTCTTCTTTTCTCGTTTTACTTGGCCTTAAATATTCCAGTAGGCCACCAGATGAAAATCATCCTTATGGTCACGGAAAAGCCGAACCGCTTATGACCTTTGCGGTGGTGGGATTTTTAGTGGTTTCAGCAACCGTAATTGCTTACGAGAGTATTCAGCATATACAAACCCCGCATAAAGTTCCGGAGCCTTACACCCTTATTGTACTTGGCGCAATTGTTATCATTAAAGAATATTTTTATAGAAAAGTATCTAAAAAGGGAGATGAAACCAAAAGCACTTCTTTAAAAGCTGATGCCTGGCACCACCGTAGCGATGCTATTACCTCTTTAATGGCATTTATAGGGATCTCTATAGCACTATTTATGGGTAAAGGTTATGAAACGGCAGACGATTGGGCCGCGCTCTTTGCTTCGGGATTTATTATTTATAACGCTTATCTTATTCTAAGACCTGCTTTAGGTGAAGTAATGGACGAGCATATGTATGATGATATGATTGGCGAAATCCGGGAAGTGAGTATTAATGTTCCCGGAGTTTTGGATACCGAAAAATGCAACGTTCGTAAAACCGGAATGATTTATCACGTAGATCTTCATATTATCGTGAATGCTGAAATAAGTGTTAAAGAGGGCCACGATATTGCTCACAATGTAAAAAATGAACTCCTCGCTCATTTTCCTGAAATTTTCGACGTACTTATTCACGTAGAGCCGAATATAGAAATTTAA